A part of Sulfurimonas sp. HSL-1716 genomic DNA contains:
- a CDS encoding response regulator transcription factor, which yields MRKKFLKELKVLLVEDEEKLANSFKDAIGDSFYRFYIANNGQEGLEKYYALKPDIIITDIMMPGMTGLEMSKEIRKTNKDIPIIILSAYSETDKFLNAIDIGVVKYFIKPYDPDELLEYINSIGNKIENKLIKLSDGFSFNKGTGVLYKNNRYIALSKKEIEFIQLLVERGQNGKMTVDSDSIKEKLWPDEEASEERLRTFIKRLRSKTSSELIVNVKGHGYQLRIR from the coding sequence ATGAGAAAGAAATTTTTAAAAGAGCTCAAAGTGTTGCTGGTCGAAGACGAAGAGAAGTTGGCGAACTCTTTTAAAGATGCTATCGGAGACAGTTTTTACAGATTTTATATCGCAAACAACGGACAAGAAGGGCTGGAAAAATATTATGCGCTTAAACCCGATATCATCATCACCGATATCATGATGCCCGGTATGACGGGACTAGAGATGTCAAAAGAGATAAGAAAAACGAACAAAGATATCCCCATTATCATCCTCAGCGCGTACAGCGAGACGGACAAATTTTTAAATGCCATCGACATAGGCGTGGTCAAGTACTTTATAAAGCCCTATGATCCCGATGAACTTTTGGAGTACATAAACTCCATAGGAAACAAGATCGAAAACAAGCTCATAAAGCTCAGCGACGGCTTCTCGTTCAACAAAGGTACGGGAGTCCTTTATAAAAACAACCGCTATATCGCGCTTTCAAAAAAAGAGATCGAGTTTATACAACTGCTCGTAGAACGGGGTCAAAACGGTAAGATGACAGTAGACAGCGACAGTATCAAAGAGAAGCTTTGGCCGGATGAGGAGGCCAGTGAAGAAAGATTAAGGACATTTATTAAACGTCTCAGAAGCAAAACGTCCTCCGAGCTGATCGTCAATGTCAAAGGGCATGGATATCAGCTCCGCATACGATAA